One part of the Pyrinomonadaceae bacterium genome encodes these proteins:
- a CDS encoding VWA domain-containing protein: MDVLRFNRRARVIALALSLTASSFLPIISATAPVSADQQANPQDQDDVVRVSTDLVVLNVTVLDKNGKFVTGLKNGDFQISEDGVEQKIAAFSAEETPFAAAILLDTSGSMESRLTLGRSAAIRFLDGLREQDVASVYSFDMKVEQWGDYSPGRDLPPRVYGLRTKTMTALNDAVVRAAEDLAKREEKRRAIVVLSDGGENYSRASADKALDRASLAAATIYGVNMSEQGPKRDLAAAGTLKNLAEKSGGRYIDTPGGLQLRDSFASIAQELGHQYTISYRPTNRARDGKWRKVDVKLSKPDVSARTRKGYRAPKG, encoded by the coding sequence ATGGACGTTTTGCGCTTTAACCGTCGTGCCCGGGTGATTGCGCTTGCTCTTTCGCTGACTGCTTCATCGTTCCTTCCAATCATTTCCGCTACCGCGCCGGTTAGTGCTGATCAGCAAGCTAACCCTCAGGATCAGGATGACGTCGTTCGTGTCTCGACCGATCTGGTTGTGCTTAACGTGACCGTGCTCGACAAGAATGGAAAATTCGTCACGGGTCTGAAAAACGGTGACTTCCAAATAAGTGAAGATGGCGTGGAGCAGAAGATCGCAGCATTCAGCGCTGAAGAGACTCCTTTTGCAGCGGCGATCCTGCTCGACACGTCGGGGAGCATGGAATCGCGGCTGACGCTGGGACGCAGTGCTGCCATCCGTTTCCTCGATGGTTTGCGAGAACAGGATGTCGCTTCCGTCTACAGCTTTGATATGAAGGTTGAGCAGTGGGGCGACTATTCTCCGGGGCGTGATTTGCCGCCGCGCGTTTATGGTTTGCGGACCAAAACGATGACGGCGCTCAACGACGCGGTGGTTCGTGCCGCCGAGGATTTGGCGAAACGTGAAGAGAAACGCCGCGCCATCGTCGTGCTCTCTGACGGCGGCGAGAACTATAGCCGCGCCAGCGCAGACAAAGCCTTGGATCGCGCGTCTCTCGCCGCGGCCACAATCTACGGCGTCAACATGTCTGAGCAGGGTCCGAAGCGCGACCTTGCGGCGGCGGGCACACTCAAGAATCTTGCTGAAAAAAGCGGTGGTCGTTACATCGACACGCCGGGCGGATTGCAACTGCGCGACTCGTTCGCCTCCATCGCGCAGGAACTCGGTCATCAGTACACGATCTCTTACCGTCCAACTAACCGCGCACGCGACGGCAAGTGGCGGAAGGTTGATGTGAAACTCTCCAAACCGGACGTGAGCGCGAGAACGCGCAAAGGTTATCGCGCGCCGAAGGGTTAG
- the rocF gene encoding arginase: MADSLIKTGINHEALPGVGKTVGILGVPLAFGQSMLGVELGPAATRVAGLTSAIGKLGYEVNDRGDLRVERPRTYPRNGEPLKYLNEVFTTCTALASETEKIVEAGELPITIGGDHSIAIGSLSGVVKAFRKRGQKLGLIYLDAHADMNTPETTPSGNIHGMPLAVLLGHGAPELLGIGGHGAKFTIETCAHVGARDLDLGERELIKQLGLRCFTMREIDERGISVCMNEAIAIASKGMDGFAVTFDVDVLDPGDAPGSGTLVRGGFTYREAHLAMEKIADSGGMRSLEVVEINTALDVNNRTAELGVELILSALGKTIL, translated from the coding sequence ATGGCAGATAGTTTGATCAAGACGGGTATCAATCACGAAGCATTGCCTGGCGTGGGCAAGACAGTTGGCATTCTCGGCGTGCCGCTCGCTTTCGGTCAGAGCATGCTGGGCGTTGAACTGGGCCCGGCGGCTACACGTGTCGCGGGGCTGACTTCCGCTATCGGCAAACTCGGTTATGAAGTTAATGATCGGGGCGACCTTCGCGTCGAGCGACCTCGAACCTACCCGCGGAACGGTGAGCCGCTAAAGTACCTGAACGAAGTCTTCACCACTTGCACTGCGCTGGCATCTGAAACTGAGAAAATTGTCGAAGCCGGCGAGCTTCCCATAACAATTGGCGGCGACCATTCCATTGCGATCGGTTCCTTGTCCGGAGTTGTGAAAGCGTTTCGCAAACGCGGGCAGAAACTCGGACTGATCTATCTCGACGCGCACGCCGACATGAATACGCCTGAGACGACGCCTTCGGGGAACATTCATGGAATGCCTTTGGCGGTCCTGCTCGGGCATGGTGCGCCTGAGTTGCTCGGTATCGGCGGGCACGGCGCGAAGTTCACGATAGAGACTTGTGCGCACGTAGGAGCGCGCGACCTCGATTTGGGAGAGCGCGAACTGATCAAGCAGCTCGGTCTTCGCTGTTTCACCATGCGCGAAATTGATGAGCGTGGCATAAGTGTCTGCATGAACGAAGCGATCGCGATTGCCTCGAAGGGCATGGACGGATTTGCGGTGACGTTCGACGTGGACGTGCTTGACCCCGGTGACGCACCCGGGTCAGGCACACTGGTGCGTGGTGGGTTCACCTATCGCGAAGCACACCTGGCAATGGAGAAAATTGCCGACAGCGGCGGGATGCGATCGCTCGAGGTCGTGGAAATCAACACGGCGCTCGACGTCAACAACCGCACGGCCGAATTGGGAGTGGAGTTGATCCTGTCGGCATTGGGCAAGACTATTTTGTGA
- a CDS encoding POTRA domain-containing protein, whose protein sequence is MAAALLISCATISFGQDRRKIAQIDTAGLQVLSRENVIAMTELKVGDPFSVGVVDAAAQRLIDSGLFKNVGYRTRTTGAAVTITFQLEELKSNSSPVVFDNFIWFSDEDLIAVVKSVLPSFAGSIPDTGKSAELIKQALQTLIVDRKLAGTVEYTLTDTGHLFRVGGIPLNICTLHFPGSEKVPEQKLIATTKSSTDLNYSRQGALTFPKYGLFPLYREVGHLKATFGAPIAKPDTTPGCEGGVDLTIPVNEGLAYAWAKADWRGNQVFSPTDLENALGMKVGEVANGKKFDKGLKDLEKLYDTKGRIDAQFKAEPGFDDAAQKVTFRIDVSEGPEYRMGAVVFKGFSEEDAEALKQKWQLGVGAVYDESYSGRFLRVDGAAIFSRILGSRQAQGRPVPNVSISRKPNRHSLSVDVTIEIKN, encoded by the coding sequence ATGGCAGCCGCATTGCTGATCTCGTGCGCGACGATCTCGTTTGGCCAGGACCGACGAAAGATTGCGCAAATCGACACTGCCGGTCTTCAGGTTCTTTCGCGTGAGAACGTAATTGCCATGACCGAACTGAAAGTAGGAGATCCTTTTTCGGTGGGCGTGGTCGATGCCGCCGCGCAACGCCTGATCGATAGCGGGCTTTTCAAGAACGTCGGCTATCGCACTCGCACCACCGGCGCCGCGGTGACCATCACTTTTCAGCTTGAGGAACTTAAAAGCAACAGCTCGCCGGTGGTGTTCGATAACTTCATCTGGTTTTCTGATGAAGACCTAATCGCAGTCGTAAAGAGCGTGCTTCCCTCCTTCGCCGGCTCAATTCCCGACACAGGCAAGTCGGCCGAGTTGATCAAGCAAGCGCTGCAAACCCTAATCGTCGATCGCAAACTGGCCGGGACAGTTGAATACACGTTGACCGACACCGGTCACCTGTTTCGGGTTGGCGGAATCCCGCTGAACATTTGCACTCTGCATTTTCCCGGCTCGGAGAAGGTGCCGGAACAGAAACTAATCGCGACGACAAAGAGCTCGACTGATCTGAATTACTCGCGCCAGGGCGCGCTGACTTTTCCAAAATATGGTTTGTTTCCGCTGTATCGCGAGGTGGGACACTTGAAAGCGACTTTCGGCGCGCCCATCGCGAAACCGGACACGACTCCGGGCTGCGAGGGTGGGGTTGACCTGACGATTCCGGTCAACGAAGGGCTGGCTTATGCGTGGGCCAAGGCCGATTGGCGCGGAAATCAAGTCTTCTCACCGACCGATCTCGAAAATGCGCTCGGCATGAAGGTTGGTGAGGTAGCGAACGGCAAGAAGTTCGACAAAGGGCTTAAGGACCTTGAGAAACTCTACGACACGAAGGGGCGCATCGATGCTCAATTCAAGGCCGAACCGGGTTTTGACGATGCGGCGCAAAAAGTCACTTTCCGCATCGACGTGAGCGAAGGCCCTGAATACCGCATGGGCGCCGTTGTGTTCAAGGGCTTTTCCGAAGAGGACGCGGAGGCCTTAAAGCAAAAATGGCAGCTGGGCGTAGGCGCCGTCTATGATGAAAGTTATTCGGGCCGTTTTCTGCGGGTGGACGGCGCAGCGATATTTTCGCGCATCTTAGGCTCACGACAGGCGCAGGGCCGGCCGGTGCCGAACGTGAGCATTAGCCGCAAACCAAATCGCCACTCGCTCAGTGTTGATGTGACGATTGAAATCAAGAACTAA
- a CDS encoding D-alanine--D-alanine ligase family protein, producing the protein MKKKLRIGVIFGGRSGEHEVSLRSARSVIEAIDKSKYEVVPIAITKEGNWLGPAAAVKVLPADTQRLLPTNAHENSGGDVTILGDPSRTGLVRLDADDQAREQLDVIFPVLHGTYGEDGTIQGLLEMAALPFVGCGTLAGACGMDKVTMKALFKEAQLPICGYTWFLRSEWETDPGKVTKRVSREIGFPCFVKPANLGSSVGISKATDKVSFAKGAELAARYDRKIVVEELVDGREIECAVMGNDQPEASLPGEYVIHEQSARFLDYTEKYASTGNVEFIVPARISKAATKKIQSMAVKAYKAIDASGLSRVDFFLKKDGELLLNEINTLPGLTDVSGFPKMWKASGVPFTKVIDKLIQFAIERHQERARNETSI; encoded by the coding sequence ATGAAAAAGAAACTTCGTATTGGCGTCATCTTCGGAGGCCGGTCCGGCGAGCACGAAGTATCGCTGCGTTCGGCGCGCTCGGTAATCGAAGCCATCGATAAATCGAAGTATGAAGTCGTGCCGATTGCCATCACGAAGGAAGGGAACTGGCTCGGGCCGGCTGCCGCGGTGAAAGTTTTGCCGGCGGACACGCAACGTCTCTTGCCTACAAACGCGCACGAAAATTCCGGCGGTGACGTAACGATCCTTGGCGATCCTTCACGTACCGGTCTGGTAAGACTCGATGCAGACGACCAAGCGCGCGAACAACTCGACGTAATTTTTCCGGTCTTGCACGGCACCTACGGCGAAGATGGAACAATTCAGGGCTTGCTGGAAATGGCCGCGCTGCCATTCGTCGGTTGCGGGACGCTGGCGGGAGCGTGCGGCATGGACAAGGTGACAATGAAGGCCTTGTTCAAGGAAGCGCAGCTGCCGATCTGTGGATATACATGGTTCCTGCGTTCGGAATGGGAGACCGATCCGGGCAAGGTAACCAAACGCGTCAGTCGTGAGATCGGATTTCCCTGTTTCGTGAAGCCCGCGAATCTCGGCTCGTCGGTCGGCATTTCGAAGGCGACGGACAAGGTTTCGTTTGCCAAAGGTGCTGAATTGGCTGCTCGCTATGATCGCAAGATTGTGGTTGAGGAGTTGGTTGACGGGCGCGAGATTGAGTGCGCGGTGATGGGCAACGACCAGCCTGAGGCGAGCTTGCCGGGTGAGTACGTCATTCACGAACAGTCGGCGCGCTTCCTCGACTACACGGAGAAATATGCGAGCACCGGAAATGTGGAGTTCATTGTTCCCGCCCGCATTTCAAAAGCAGCGACGAAGAAGATTCAGTCGATGGCCGTGAAAGCCTACAAAGCCATCGACGCCTCAGGCCTCTCGCGCGTGGATTTCTTTCTGAAGAAGGATGGAGAGTTGCTGCTGAACGAAATAAACACGCTGCCCGGTCTCACAGACGTTTCCGGTTTTCCCAAAATGTGGAAAGCGTCGGGCGTGCCGTTTACAAAGGTCATCGATAAACTCATTCAATTCGCGATCGAACGACATCAAGAGCGTGCGCGAAACGAGACGAGTATTTGA